In one window of Oryza sativa Japonica Group chromosome 9, ASM3414082v1 DNA:
- the LOC4346523 gene encoding protein NOI4, with the protein MAAEKGSPLPKFGEWDVNDPASAEGFTVIFNKARDEKKTGGNSQGQDLAAKSEQPSGQGLYPAKPNSSKKWFCCMQPTAAES; encoded by the exons atggcggcg GAAAAAGGAAGTCCGTTGCCGAAGTTTGGGGAATGGGATGTCAATGATCCTGCTTCAGCTGAGGGATTCACTGTAATCTTTAACAAAGCTAGAGACGAGAAGAAGACTGGTGGCAATTCACAGGGACAAGATTTGGCCGCAAAAAGTGAACAGCCATCTGGACAAGGGTTGTATCCAGCAAAACCGAACAGTTCC aaGAAATGGTTCTGCTGCATGCAACCTACTGCTGCTGAATCTTGA